A genomic region of Pseudomonas sp. MPC6 contains the following coding sequences:
- a CDS encoding YcgL domain-containing protein, with the protein MKRICSIYRSLKKNEMYLYVLKSDALERVPESLMAAFGKPHHAFDLVLSPERKLSREDITQVLENLDKQGYHLQMPPAEDEYIEHLPEELLRRNDPM; encoded by the coding sequence TTGAAACGTATTTGCTCCATCTACCGAAGCCTGAAGAAAAACGAGATGTACCTCTACGTGCTCAAAAGCGATGCACTGGAACGCGTCCCGGAAAGCCTGATGGCCGCCTTCGGCAAACCGCATCACGCCTTCGACCTGGTGCTGAGTCCCGAGCGCAAACTGTCGCGCGAAGACATCACCCAGGTCCTGGAAAACCTCGACAAGCAGGGCTATCACCTGCAAATGCCGCCGGCCGAGGACGAATACATCGAACATTTGCCGGAAGAGTTGCTGCGACGCAATGACCCGATGTGA
- a CDS encoding GNAT family N-acetyltransferase: protein MGTKAAPAYEIDNHLQVRLETYLYLKDFDCGLAMMDEYYKSGLKRALKSENIRGIGAINPASEVVGFGTLTLGHIDRTLAKSAIKKSNLPSQLPVVRMVMFGVDRRYQGLGIGQEILRHTFIQAAKVHNEVPIRGLYLDAAPNAVSYYESLGFQSLSGPDTRGGVPMLVSIEPILRAIVDTTE from the coding sequence ATGGGGACAAAAGCGGCTCCGGCTTATGAAATCGACAACCATTTGCAGGTTCGTCTTGAGACTTACCTTTATCTGAAAGATTTCGATTGTGGGCTTGCCATGATGGACGAGTACTACAAAAGCGGTTTGAAGCGTGCCCTGAAGAGCGAAAACATCCGGGGTATTGGTGCGATTAACCCTGCGAGCGAAGTCGTTGGCTTTGGTACGCTCACGCTGGGGCACATTGACAGAACGCTAGCGAAATCGGCCATCAAAAAATCGAACCTGCCGTCTCAGTTGCCCGTGGTGCGGATGGTGATGTTCGGTGTGGACCGTCGATATCAGGGGCTTGGAATTGGACAGGAAATCCTGAGACATACATTTATCCAGGCGGCCAAGGTTCACAACGAGGTGCCTATCAGAGGTTTGTATCTGGATGCGGCGCCGAATGCAGTTTCGTATTACGAGTCTTTGGGTTTTCAATCCCTGAGCGGGCCCGATACCAGGGGAGGAGTTCCCATGCTCGTCAGCATCGAGCCGATCCTGCGGGCGATTGTCGATACGACTGAATAA
- a CDS encoding glutamine synthetase family protein produces the protein MSCATTSFASTQEALTFLEQNPDIEMFELFILDNNGVPRGKLLHRDELLAVYESGRPLPSTILGLTINGDDVENSGLVWDVGDIDCRAYPISGSLTRMPWRLIPTAAVQVSMHPKEGMPATIADPRHLLAKVIEGLQADGYYPVMAAELEFYLLDQQRDSNGRPQPARDVDGGRPRGTQVYGLRELEQIEPFLADLYSACKLQGIPARTAISEYAPGQVEITLEHRTDALQAMDEAVRYKRLVKGVAHKHGMTACFMAKPFDDLAGTGMHMHVSLADKDGNNLFASEAPDGTPLLKQAVAGMLGTLLDSLLLFCPNANSYRRFQTNSYAPLAVTWGVDNRTVSLRVPGGPAFSRHIEHRICGADANPYLAAAAILAGIHRGIREQLDPGAPVEGNGYAQATKLLPTDWLTTLRALEGSSWAREAFGAEFLGVYLAVKRAEYRQFMGEVGEQDWRWYLHQA, from the coding sequence ATGAGTTGTGCCACGACCTCCTTCGCCTCCACACAAGAAGCCTTGACCTTCCTCGAGCAGAACCCGGATATCGAGATGTTCGAGTTGTTCATCCTCGACAACAACGGCGTACCCCGGGGCAAGTTGCTGCACCGCGATGAGTTGCTGGCGGTGTATGAAAGCGGGCGGCCTTTGCCGAGCACCATCCTCGGCCTGACCATCAACGGTGATGACGTGGAAAATTCCGGGCTGGTCTGGGACGTCGGTGATATCGATTGCCGGGCCTACCCGATCAGCGGCAGTCTGACGCGCATGCCGTGGCGATTGATTCCGACCGCGGCGGTGCAGGTCAGCATGCACCCGAAAGAGGGCATGCCCGCGACCATTGCCGATCCACGGCATCTGCTGGCGAAAGTCATCGAAGGTTTGCAGGCCGACGGCTATTACCCGGTCATGGCGGCGGAGCTGGAGTTCTACCTGCTGGATCAGCAGCGCGACAGCAACGGACGGCCGCAGCCGGCGCGGGATGTCGATGGCGGGCGTCCGCGTGGGACCCAGGTCTACGGCTTGCGTGAGCTGGAGCAGATCGAGCCGTTCCTGGCCGACCTCTACAGCGCCTGTAAGCTCCAGGGCATTCCGGCGCGCACGGCGATATCCGAATACGCGCCGGGGCAGGTGGAAATCACCCTCGAACACCGCACTGACGCCTTGCAGGCGATGGACGAAGCGGTGCGTTACAAAAGGCTGGTCAAGGGCGTGGCACACAAGCACGGGATGACGGCATGCTTCATGGCCAAACCCTTCGATGACCTGGCGGGCACCGGGATGCACATGCACGTCAGCCTGGCGGATAAGGACGGCAACAACCTGTTCGCCAGCGAAGCCCCGGATGGCACCCCGCTGCTGAAACAGGCAGTCGCAGGGATGCTCGGCACGTTGCTCGATTCGTTGTTGCTGTTCTGTCCCAACGCCAACTCTTACCGCCGTTTCCAGACCAACAGCTACGCGCCGCTGGCGGTTACCTGGGGCGTGGACAATCGCACCGTGAGTTTGCGTGTGCCCGGCGGGCCGGCGTTCTCGCGGCATATCGAGCATCGTATCTGCGGCGCCGACGCCAACCCGTATCTGGCGGCGGCGGCGATCCTGGCGGGTATCCATCGCGGCATTCGCGAGCAACTCGACCCGGGCGCACCGGTGGAGGGCAATGGTTACGCCCAGGCGACGAAACTGTTGCCGACGGACTGGCTGACGACGTTGCGGGCGCTGGAAGGTTCGAGCTGGGCGCGGGAGGCATTCGGCGCCGAGTTTCTTGGGGTTTATCTGGCGGTGAAGCGTGCCGAATACCGACAATTCATGGGTGAAGTCGGTGAGCAGGACTGGCGCTGGTATTTGCATCAAGCCTGA
- a CDS encoding class I SAM-dependent methyltransferase encodes MSAQPPSAIELEFTRRYDREHARDCLQSRPRGLGRRLTFWRDEQLVRSALKVAGEPGLILDVACGAGRFWPVLAEHANRVILASDPSQEMLNHAQTHHPQHLLERIKTFQSSAFTIDLSANAVDCIFCMQLFQHIDGSEHRLAMLKEFHRVSRDTVIVAVRIDAHFKLQRPGAEGAQPRQLPGKAEVEAEFRQAGLRLLSHQDFLPGCARMRVYVLRKTR; translated from the coding sequence ATGTCCGCGCAACCCCCCTCCGCCATTGAACTGGAGTTCACCCGGCGCTACGACCGGGAACACGCCCGCGACTGCCTTCAGTCGCGTCCGCGGGGCCTGGGGCGGCGATTGACGTTCTGGCGCGACGAGCAGTTGGTGCGCAGCGCACTCAAGGTGGCTGGCGAGCCGGGCCTGATCCTCGATGTAGCCTGCGGTGCCGGGCGCTTCTGGCCGGTGTTGGCCGAGCATGCAAACCGGGTGATCCTCGCGTCCGATCCCTCCCAGGAAATGCTCAATCACGCCCAGACCCACCATCCGCAGCACCTGCTTGAGCGAATCAAGACCTTTCAGAGCTCAGCCTTCACCATCGATTTGTCGGCGAACGCGGTCGATTGCATTTTTTGCATGCAACTGTTTCAACACATCGACGGTTCCGAGCATCGGTTGGCCATGCTCAAGGAGTTCCACCGGGTCAGCCGCGATACCGTGATAGTGGCGGTACGAATTGATGCGCATTTCAAACTGCAGCGTCCCGGTGCAGAGGGCGCACAGCCCCGGCAACTGCCGGGCAAGGCCGAGGTTGAAGCCGAATTCAGGCAGGCGGGATTACGTCTGCTCAGCCATCAGGATTTCCTGCCCGGTTGCGCCCGGATGCGGGTCTATGTGTTGCGTAAGACCAGATAA
- a CDS encoding LysR substrate-binding domain-containing protein, producing MNRNELRKADINLMVVFETLMLERNVTRVAEKLFLGQPTISSALNRLRVMFNDPLFIRVGHRMEPTARAEEIIRHLSPALDSLSVALSLTHDFDPISSTMTFRIGLSDDVEFGLLPPLLRALRQEAPKVVFVVQHVDYWRIPDLLASGDITVGISQTRGLPANAKRKLLRHIQPNILRADASDTPLTLDEYCQRPHVLVSHTANISGYADEWLAEIGRTRHVVLSVPQYSSLPALLAGTDLIASLPDYTAEAMAASGVLFREPIPFQAPTLDLSMVWLSHVDTDPAERWLRSRLEAFMGERAMLPLPE from the coding sequence ATGAATCGCAATGAACTACGCAAGGCCGATATCAACCTGATGGTGGTGTTCGAGACCTTGATGCTCGAACGCAATGTCACGCGCGTGGCGGAGAAGTTGTTTCTCGGTCAGCCGACCATCAGTTCGGCCCTTAATCGCTTACGTGTGATGTTCAACGATCCGCTGTTCATTCGCGTCGGCCATCGCATGGAGCCGACGGCGCGGGCCGAGGAGATTATTCGGCACCTGTCGCCGGCGCTGGATTCGTTGTCGGTGGCCTTGAGCCTGACCCATGATTTCGACCCCATCAGCAGCACCATGACCTTCCGTATCGGGCTGTCGGACGATGTCGAGTTTGGCCTGCTGCCGCCGTTGCTGCGGGCCTTGCGCCAGGAAGCGCCGAAGGTGGTGTTCGTGGTGCAGCATGTCGATTACTGGCGGATTCCGGATTTGCTGGCGTCCGGTGATATCACCGTCGGCATCAGCCAGACCCGCGGGTTACCGGCCAATGCCAAGCGCAAGTTGCTGCGGCATATCCAGCCCAATATATTGCGCGCCGATGCGTCCGATACGCCGCTGACCCTCGATGAATATTGCCAGCGTCCCCACGTGCTGGTGTCCCACACCGCCAATATCAGCGGTTATGCCGATGAGTGGCTGGCGGAGATTGGCCGGACGCGCCATGTGGTGCTCTCGGTGCCGCAATACAGTTCATTGCCGGCCTTGCTCGCCGGGACTGATCTGATTGCCAGCCTGCCGGATTACACCGCCGAGGCGATGGCCGCGTCCGGGGTGCTGTTCAGGGAACCCATTCCGTTCCAGGCGCCGACCCTGGACCTGTCGATGGTCTGGCTCAGCCATGTCGATACCGATCCGGCCGAGCGCTGGTTGCGGTCGCGGCTGGAGGCATTCATGGGTGAGCGCGCGATGTTGCCGCTGCCAGAGTGA
- a CDS encoding DUF1778 domain-containing protein, producing the protein MIEINEILKAPKNARLELKTTDVAKEFIRKAASISGLDMTSFIISSAFEKAEEVMEKHRRIEVSEQAYARALEILNEDTAPTPGLLNLMRGKHGDKSGSGL; encoded by the coding sequence ATGATAGAAATTAACGAAATTCTCAAAGCACCAAAAAATGCGCGGCTTGAACTCAAAACCACGGACGTCGCGAAGGAGTTCATCCGCAAGGCCGCTTCAATCTCTGGGCTTGATATGACTTCTTTCATTATTTCGTCTGCCTTTGAGAAGGCGGAGGAGGTGATGGAAAAACATCGGCGTATCGAAGTGTCGGAACAAGCCTATGCCCGAGCCCTGGAGATCCTTAACGAGGATACGGCTCCAACGCCTGGGTTACTGAACCTGATGAGAGGGAAGCATGGGGACAAAAGCGGCTCCGGCTTATGA
- a CDS encoding 5-carboxymethyl-2-hydroxymuconate Delta-isomerase, with translation MPHLHMEYTANLPDLNADVALIRLNNALVASGQFAAEFDIKSRAVKVETFKVGTAMAERAFVHVKLALLSGRSGQIKKQLSDSLLAVVQDLCQWPTGIEVQLAVEILDIDRESYTKIAIGH, from the coding sequence ATGCCTCATCTGCACATGGAATACACCGCCAACCTGCCTGATCTGAATGCCGACGTGGCATTGATCCGGCTCAACAATGCGCTGGTGGCTTCCGGTCAGTTCGCTGCCGAATTCGACATCAAGAGCCGGGCGGTAAAGGTCGAGACGTTCAAGGTCGGTACGGCAATGGCTGAACGGGCGTTCGTGCATGTGAAGCTGGCGTTATTGAGTGGTCGCTCAGGGCAGATCAAGAAGCAGTTGTCGGACAGCCTGCTGGCGGTGGTGCAGGACCTGTGTCAATGGCCAACGGGCATTGAAGTCCAGCTGGCCGTGGAAATTCTCGACATCGATCGCGAGTCCTACACCAAGATTGCCATTGGTCACTGA
- a CDS encoding phosphoethanolamine--lipid A transferase, translating to MLKIKAVRPEWVTLIASALLLTAFNLVLWKHLFAITASDGKGLVMRVAFGVMILAVFNIVLTLLAFRGVMKPVLTLIFMVSAGVAYFMSQYGVMIDIGMLRNFAQTNATEVRDLLSIKLLVYILLLGILPSWLLWKTPISYRRWHRELLSKVLVCAASVAVLGGVALINYQGLSSLFRNHHELRLMVVPSNYIGASASYLREQVVSAQQPFVKVGEDAERNPAGQTHARKSLTVLVVGESARAENFGILGYDRDTTPKLDKEAGLIAFTDVHSCGTETAVSVPCMFSNMGRKDYNASQAKNEESLLDVLKRAGLDVIWRDNQSGCKGTCDRVTLQDVSNLKDPVLCANSECRDEILLQGLQHFIDTLDKDTVLVLHQMGSHGPEYFKRYPKEYERFTPVCDSNALNNCSRESIVNGYDNTLVYTDHVLSTLIDLLRSNQDKVDTAMLYLSDHGESLGEYNLFLHGTPYLLAPEQQKHVAMLAWFSDTYQKSFSVDTHCLQLSRERPLSQDNLFHSMLGLLEVKSKVYNQDLDMFAGCRGAVIDGVLAKE from the coding sequence ATGTTGAAGATTAAAGCCGTGCGCCCAGAGTGGGTGACACTGATTGCCAGCGCCTTGTTATTAACGGCGTTCAATCTGGTGCTCTGGAAGCACCTGTTTGCAATCACCGCGTCTGACGGCAAAGGCCTGGTCATGCGCGTGGCGTTCGGGGTGATGATCCTCGCCGTGTTTAACATTGTGCTGACCTTGCTGGCGTTCCGGGGCGTGATGAAACCAGTGCTGACGCTGATCTTCATGGTCAGTGCCGGCGTGGCCTATTTCATGAGTCAATATGGCGTGATGATCGACATTGGCATGCTGCGCAACTTTGCACAGACCAATGCGACGGAAGTACGCGACTTACTCTCGATAAAACTACTTGTTTATATTCTGTTGCTGGGCATTCTTCCTTCGTGGCTGTTGTGGAAGACACCGATCAGTTATCGTCGCTGGCACCGTGAACTGTTAAGTAAAGTGCTGGTGTGTGCCGCTTCAGTCGCGGTCTTGGGCGGCGTTGCCTTGATCAACTATCAGGGCTTGTCTTCGTTGTTTCGCAATCACCATGAGTTGCGTTTGATGGTGGTGCCGAGTAACTACATCGGTGCCTCGGCCAGCTACTTGCGTGAACAAGTGGTTTCCGCGCAGCAACCTTTTGTCAAAGTCGGTGAAGACGCCGAGAGAAACCCGGCCGGGCAAACCCATGCCCGTAAATCCTTGACCGTACTGGTGGTGGGAGAAAGCGCCCGGGCCGAGAATTTCGGCATCCTCGGCTATGACCGCGATACCACGCCAAAACTGGATAAAGAAGCCGGCCTGATCGCCTTTACCGATGTGCATTCCTGCGGCACGGAAACAGCCGTGTCGGTGCCGTGCATGTTTTCCAACATGGGCCGCAAGGATTACAACGCCAGCCAGGCGAAAAACGAAGAGAGCTTGCTGGACGTACTCAAGCGCGCCGGTCTTGACGTAATCTGGCGCGATAACCAATCGGGCTGCAAAGGCACCTGCGATCGGGTCACCCTCCAGGACGTCAGCAACCTCAAGGACCCGGTACTGTGCGCCAACAGTGAATGCCGTGATGAAATTCTGCTGCAGGGGCTGCAGCACTTCATCGATACCCTGGATAAGGATACGGTCCTGGTGTTGCATCAGATGGGCAGTCACGGTCCGGAGTATTTCAAGCGCTACCCGAAAGAGTACGAACGCTTCACCCCGGTCTGCGACAGCAACGCGCTGAACAATTGCAGTCGCGAAAGTATCGTCAACGGTTACGACAACACCCTGGTGTACACCGACCACGTGCTGTCGACCCTGATCGATCTGTTGCGCAGCAATCAGGACAAAGTCGATACCGCGATGCTGTACCTGTCCGATCACGGCGAGTCCCTGGGCGAATACAACCTGTTCCTTCATGGCACGCCTTACCTGCTGGCGCCGGAACAACAAAAGCATGTCGCAATGCTGGCCTGGTTCTCCGACACCTATCAAAAATCCTTCTCGGTGGACACCCACTGCCTGCAACTGAGCCGTGAGAGGCCCTTGAGCCAGGACAACCTGTTCCATTCGATGCTCGGTCTGCTGGAGGTCAAGAGCAAGGTCTACAACCAGGATCTGGATATGTTCGCCGGATGCCGCGGTGCCGTGATCGACGGTGTGCTGGCCAAAGAATAA
- the rnd gene encoding ribonuclease D, which yields MAIDIHWIRDNDSLGRFCAEWQQLPFVALDTEFMRVDTFYPIAGLLQIGDGVRAYLIDPLTIDNWQPLAALLENPAVVKVLHACSEDLEVLLRLTGSLPAPLFDTQLAAAYLNLGFSMGYSRLVQEVLGIDLPKGETRSDWLQRPLSDTQISYAAEDAVHLAEVFVQLRPKLSDDKYAWVLEDGAELVANLRREIDPYEVYRDAKLAWKLSRAQLAVLRELCAWREREARARDLPRNRIVREHSLWPLARTQPDNLGALAKIEDMHPRTVRQDGEFLLDLIKRSGSVSPDQWPPAVPEPLPVEAAALVKQLRAIGQAEAERLNIVPELMLRKKTLEALLKSGFPNGPYLLPDSLRGWRRELMGQALLDSLATAGEQP from the coding sequence GTGGCCATCGATATTCACTGGATTCGCGACAACGATAGCCTCGGTCGGTTTTGTGCCGAGTGGCAGCAGCTGCCGTTCGTTGCCCTCGACACCGAATTCATGCGGGTCGACACCTTTTATCCGATCGCGGGCCTGCTGCAGATCGGCGATGGCGTACGCGCTTACCTGATTGACCCGCTGACCATCGACAACTGGCAGCCGCTGGCCGCGTTGCTGGAAAACCCGGCCGTGGTCAAAGTCCTGCATGCCTGCAGCGAAGACCTCGAAGTCCTGCTGCGCCTGACCGGCAGCCTGCCGGCGCCATTGTTCGACACCCAACTGGCCGCCGCTTACCTGAACCTGGGTTTCTCCATGGGGTATTCGCGGCTGGTGCAGGAAGTGCTCGGCATCGACCTGCCCAAGGGCGAGACCCGTTCCGACTGGCTGCAACGCCCGCTTTCCGACACCCAGATCAGCTACGCCGCCGAAGATGCCGTGCACCTGGCGGAAGTTTTCGTACAGTTGCGCCCGAAGCTTTCTGACGACAAGTACGCCTGGGTCCTGGAAGACGGTGCCGAACTGGTGGCGAACCTGCGCCGCGAGATCGACCCGTACGAGGTCTATCGCGACGCCAAGCTGGCCTGGAAGCTGTCCCGTGCCCAACTCGCCGTATTGCGTGAACTCTGCGCCTGGCGCGAGCGCGAGGCGCGCGCCCGCGATCTGCCGCGCAATCGCATTGTCCGTGAGCATTCCCTGTGGCCGCTGGCGCGGACGCAGCCGGACAATCTGGGCGCACTGGCGAAAATCGAAGACATGCACCCGCGTACCGTGCGTCAGGACGGCGAATTCCTGCTTGATCTGATCAAGCGCTCTGGCAGTGTGTCACCGGATCAATGGCCGCCTGCCGTGCCGGAGCCGTTGCCGGTGGAAGCCGCCGCGTTGGTCAAACAGCTGCGGGCGATCGGCCAGGCCGAAGCCGAGCGCCTGAACATCGTGCCGGAACTGATGCTGCGCAAGAAAACCCTGGAAGCCCTGCTCAAGAGCGGTTTCCCCAATGGTCCTTACCTACTGCCTGATTCGCTGCGTGGCTGGCGCCGCGAATTGATGGGCCAGGCGCTGCTCGACAGCCTGGCCACCGCCGGAGAACAGCCTTGA
- a CDS encoding MerR family transcriptional regulator, translating to MTEPIESASDDVLLPMREVASLTGVNPITLRAWERRHGLIRPVRTVGGHRLYSQQDIEHIRSIMLWTSRGLPISKIGALLVRQQDTPGLAVSGSAESPLVQWQEAVHRATQAFDGAELERLHGQLFTIYPKATVLEAVLLPVWRSLASGNAFGRRSQWLFLDAFLRARMLLRLQMNPSNGACVLLADGSGHAHELELLCAGLLMSNDQLRIEVLGTGQPLEELPLLCKAIQPAALVLWVQVPLQADAHQRLRALQMGVTCPVALAGDAAAVSSAGLQGSSIAILGNDEASILPRLEALVRGTLQI from the coding sequence ATGACCGAGCCCATCGAATCCGCCTCCGACGACGTCTTGCTCCCCATGCGGGAAGTCGCCAGCCTGACCGGCGTCAACCCGATCACCCTGCGGGCATGGGAGCGCCGCCACGGGCTGATCCGACCAGTACGCACTGTGGGAGGGCATCGCCTGTATTCGCAACAGGACATCGAACATATACGTAGCATCATGCTCTGGACCAGCCGGGGTCTGCCCATCAGCAAGATAGGCGCTCTGCTCGTCCGGCAGCAGGACACGCCCGGGCTCGCTGTATCAGGCTCGGCCGAATCCCCCCTGGTCCAGTGGCAAGAGGCAGTTCATCGTGCCACGCAGGCTTTTGATGGCGCAGAGCTGGAGCGCCTCCACGGGCAACTATTCACGATCTATCCGAAGGCTACGGTACTGGAGGCTGTTCTGCTGCCTGTCTGGCGCAGCCTGGCATCCGGCAATGCATTCGGCCGACGCAGTCAGTGGCTGTTCCTGGACGCCTTCTTGCGTGCGCGGATGTTGTTGCGACTGCAGATGAACCCGAGCAACGGTGCTTGCGTGCTGCTGGCGGACGGCTCGGGCCATGCGCACGAACTGGAGCTGTTGTGCGCCGGTTTGTTGATGAGTAATGACCAGCTGCGCATCGAGGTGCTGGGCACGGGCCAGCCCCTGGAAGAACTGCCGTTGCTGTGTAAGGCCATTCAGCCCGCCGCGCTGGTGTTATGGGTCCAGGTGCCACTGCAGGCCGATGCGCACCAGCGTCTGCGTGCCCTTCAAATGGGCGTTACGTGCCCGGTGGCGTTGGCCGGCGACGCAGCCGCCGTTTCGTCGGCAGGGTTACAGGGTTCTTCGATTGCCATTTTGGGCAATGACGAAGCGAGTATTTTGCCCAGGCTGGAAGCCTTGGTAAGGGGGACGCTGCAAATTTGA
- a CDS encoding LysR family transcriptional regulator, whose protein sequence is MLNSNLLRKLDMQDLMVFVAVYEQSSVTGVAETLCVSQSTVSYCLKKLRTSFEDELFINTRAGMRPTGKASTMYSHVLKILESINLCHASAQTFDPTLQSITFNICAPEYFEQLILPRLLKRLDFAGLPVMINMHKLETDIPTEALRDGSLDLVICFGPHFHRSHSDLNSRVLLEDELVCVFDKRAPPLELPLSLQAYVARRHVFPTPWTSNTNMVDGWLAQQAQKRQIVARANSYSAALKMITGTDFIVTLPRRIQPLLASEAIFKHCEAPVGLPGFTLDMQWSQRADQDSANTWLRKQVAQACIEQ, encoded by the coding sequence ATGCTGAACAGCAATTTGCTTAGAAAGCTCGACATGCAAGACCTCATGGTGTTTGTCGCCGTGTACGAGCAAAGCAGCGTCACCGGTGTCGCCGAGACACTCTGCGTCAGCCAGTCCACCGTGAGCTATTGCCTGAAAAAGCTGCGCACCAGTTTCGAAGATGAGCTGTTCATCAATACCCGCGCCGGCATGCGCCCCACCGGCAAAGCCAGCACCATGTACTCCCACGTGCTGAAAATCCTCGAAAGCATCAACCTGTGTCACGCCAGCGCCCAGACGTTCGACCCGACCTTGCAGTCCATCACGTTCAACATCTGTGCCCCGGAGTACTTCGAGCAACTGATCCTGCCGCGCCTGCTGAAACGCTTGGATTTCGCCGGCCTGCCGGTGATGATCAACATGCACAAGCTCGAAACCGACATCCCGACCGAGGCACTGCGCGATGGCAGCCTGGACCTGGTGATTTGCTTCGGCCCCCACTTCCATCGCAGCCACAGCGACCTCAACTCCCGGGTATTGCTGGAGGATGAGCTGGTCTGTGTCTTCGATAAGCGCGCCCCACCGCTGGAGCTGCCGCTAAGCCTGCAAGCCTACGTCGCCCGCCGGCATGTGTTTCCGACACCCTGGACGTCCAACACCAACATGGTCGATGGCTGGCTGGCGCAGCAGGCGCAAAAACGGCAAATCGTCGCCCGCGCCAACAGCTACAGCGCGGCGCTGAAAATGATCACCGGCACCGACTTCATCGTGACCCTGCCCCGACGCATCCAGCCATTGCTGGCCAGCGAGGCGATCTTCAAGCATTGCGAAGCGCCCGTCGGCTTGCCGGGGTTCACCCTCGATATGCAGTGGAGCCAAAGGGCCGATCAGGACAGCGCCAATACCTGGTTGCGCAAACAAGTGGCCCAAGCCTGCATCGAGCAGTAA
- a CDS encoding cyanate transporter, protein MENVRATSRPALWLMAGIILVALNLRPSMAAVGPLLSAIRGDIALSFSLASLLTMLPVMAMGLAMFFGLRVSQRLGEQRTVVLSLLIIGIATVSRLFLDSAVELILSAVLAGIGIALIQAVMPALIKSRFSDNVSVCMGLYVTSIMGGAAIAASFAPLVMARTGSWRVGLAIWAALALVALLVWGGRRSGMPTPVSASSPDASFFGNSRAWLLALFFGLGTASYTCVLAWLAPYYVEKGWSEQNAGLLLGFLTAMEVLSGLVTPAIANRSRDRRLVLVVLLALIMAGFCGLILGPQHLSLLWPCLLGLGIGGLFPMNLIVSLDHLDNPRRAGGLTAFVQGIGYLIAGLSPLLAGMTRDQLGSFEWAWWSLTGVTALMILMVLRFDPRHYARHIS, encoded by the coding sequence ATGGAAAACGTCCGCGCAACCTCCCGCCCTGCCCTCTGGCTGATGGCCGGCATCATTCTCGTAGCCCTGAACCTGCGCCCCTCCATGGCCGCCGTCGGTCCTTTGTTATCCGCCATTCGCGGCGACATCGCGCTGAGTTTCAGCCTGGCCTCGCTGCTGACCATGCTGCCAGTGATGGCGATGGGGCTGGCGATGTTCTTCGGTCTCCGGGTCAGCCAACGACTCGGGGAACAACGTACCGTGGTGCTCTCGTTGCTGATTATCGGCATCGCCACCGTGTCGCGCCTGTTCCTCGATTCGGCGGTCGAACTGATCCTCAGCGCCGTGCTGGCCGGTATCGGTATCGCGCTGATCCAGGCCGTGATGCCGGCGCTGATCAAATCCCGCTTCAGCGATAACGTATCCGTGTGCATGGGCCTCTACGTCACCTCGATCATGGGCGGCGCCGCCATCGCCGCGTCTTTCGCCCCCCTTGTGATGGCGCGGACCGGCAGTTGGCGCGTGGGCCTGGCGATCTGGGCGGCGCTGGCGCTGGTGGCGTTGCTGGTCTGGGGCGGCCGGCGCTCAGGGATGCCGACGCCGGTTTCGGCGTCATCACCTGACGCATCCTTCTTCGGCAATTCCCGCGCCTGGTTGCTGGCGCTGTTCTTTGGCCTCGGAACAGCGTCCTACACCTGTGTGCTGGCCTGGCTGGCGCCGTACTACGTGGAAAAGGGCTGGAGCGAACAGAACGCCGGGTTGCTCCTGGGTTTCCTGACCGCCATGGAAGTGTTGTCCGGCCTGGTGACGCCGGCCATCGCCAACCGCAGCCGCGACCGACGCCTCGTGCTGGTGGTGTTGCTGGCACTGATCATGGCCGGGTTCTGCGGGCTGATTCTCGGCCCGCAACACCTCAGCCTGTTATGGCCGTGCCTGTTGGGGCTGGGCATCGGCGGGTTGTTTCCGATGAACCTGATCGTGTCGCTGGATCACCTGGACAACCCCCGGCGAGCCGGTGGACTGACCGCCTTCGTACAAGGCATCGGCTACCTGATCGCCGGTCTCTCGCCGCTGTTGGCCGGGATGACCCGCGATCAACTCGGCAGCTTCGAGTGGGCCTGGTGGTCACTGACCGGCGTCACGGCGCTGATGATCCTGATGGTCTTGCGCTTCGATCCACGGCACTACGCCAGACACATCAGCTAA